One genomic window of Roseateles sp. DAIF2 includes the following:
- a CDS encoding hydroxymethylglutaryl-CoA lyase has translation MSSPSNPDPVLISEVGPRDGLQSVGAVMPTAAKQRWLAALHAAGLREIEVGSFVPARLLPQLADTAELVAYARTLPGLRVLALVPNLRGAEAALAAGAHKISLPISASEAHSLANVRKTPAAMVEELRAIAALRRERAPALGVEVGMSTAFGCTLQGTVDEDAVIRLALACVEAGADEVGLSDTAGMANPAQVRRLFTRLRAELGERAGAAHLHNTRGLGLANCLAAYDVGVRTFDASLGGLGGCPYAPGASGNVVTEDLVFMFEAMGVPTGIDIDRLLAARAPLREGLPGEAVYGMLAEAGLPKGFQA, from the coding sequence ATGTCAAGCCCAAGCAACCCAGACCCGGTGCTGATCAGCGAGGTCGGCCCGCGCGACGGCCTGCAGAGCGTCGGCGCGGTGATGCCCACCGCGGCCAAGCAGCGCTGGCTCGCCGCGCTGCATGCCGCCGGGCTGCGCGAGATCGAGGTCGGCTCCTTCGTGCCGGCCCGGCTGCTGCCGCAGCTGGCCGACACGGCCGAGCTGGTCGCCTACGCCCGCACGCTGCCGGGCCTGAGGGTGCTGGCCCTGGTGCCCAATCTGCGCGGCGCCGAGGCCGCACTGGCCGCCGGCGCGCACAAGATCAGCCTGCCGATCTCGGCCAGCGAGGCCCATTCGCTGGCCAATGTGCGCAAGACCCCGGCCGCGATGGTGGAGGAGCTGCGCGCCATCGCCGCGCTGCGCCGCGAACGCGCGCCGGCGCTGGGCGTCGAGGTCGGCATGTCCACCGCCTTCGGCTGCACCCTGCAGGGCACGGTGGACGAGGACGCGGTGATCCGCCTGGCCCTCGCCTGCGTCGAGGCCGGCGCCGACGAGGTGGGCCTGTCGGACACTGCCGGCATGGCCAATCCGGCCCAGGTGCGGCGCCTGTTCACGCGGCTGCGCGCCGAGCTGGGCGAGCGGGCCGGCGCCGCCCATCTGCACAACACCCGCGGCCTGGGCCTGGCCAACTGCCTGGCGGCCTATGACGTCGGCGTGCGCACCTTCGACGCCTCGCTGGGCGGGCTGGGCGGCTGCCCCTATGCGCCGGGCGCCTCGGGCAATGTGGTGACCGAGGACCTGGTCTTCATGTTCGAGGCGATGGGCGTGCCGACCGGCATCGACATCGACCGCCTGCTGGCCGCCCGCGCGCCGCTGCGCGAGGGGCTGCCCGGCGAGGCGGTCTACGGCATGCTGGCCGAGGCCGGCCTTCCCAAGGGATTCCAAGCATGA
- a CDS encoding VOC family protein, giving the protein MKYLHTMVRVENLDASLKFYRDALGLVEVRRSEHEAGRFTLVYLAAPGDEAGKYQPQVELTYNWPDADGKGEAYGGGRNFGHLAFAVPDIYAACQRLADHGVTILRPPRDGRMAFVRSPDQISVELLQDGPALAPAEPWASMPNTGSW; this is encoded by the coding sequence ATGAAGTACCTGCACACCATGGTCCGCGTCGAGAACCTCGACGCCTCGCTAAAGTTCTACCGCGATGCGCTGGGCCTGGTCGAGGTGCGCCGCAGCGAGCATGAGGCCGGCCGCTTCACCCTCGTCTACCTGGCCGCGCCCGGCGACGAGGCCGGCAAGTACCAGCCCCAGGTCGAGCTGACCTACAACTGGCCCGATGCCGACGGCAAGGGCGAGGCCTACGGCGGCGGCCGCAACTTCGGCCATCTGGCCTTCGCGGTGCCGGACATCTATGCCGCCTGCCAGCGCCTGGCCGACCATGGCGTGACCATCCTGCGTCCGCCGCGCGACGGCCGCATGGCCTTCGTGCGCTCGCCCGACCAGATCTCGGTCGAGCTGCTGCAGGACGGCCCCGCGCTGGCCCCGGCCGAGCCCTGGGCCTCGATGCCCAACACGGGCAGCTGGTAA
- a CDS encoding IS256 family transposase: protein MPTKKKPAGAGMTALPSIPKELIEQLTGGSTPMTAEQINATTMALKKALIERALGAELSHHLGYPPGTAKPEEAGNQRNGKSAKTVLTEDGPLRIEVPRDRAGSFEPILIPKHERRFTGFDDKIVAMYARGMTVREIQGFLAEQYGTEVSPEFISSVTDAVMTEVSAWQSRPLEPMYPVVFFDALRVKIREDAVVRNKAIYLALGVLPDGTRDILGLWIENTEGAKFWMKVFNDLKTRGVADILIAVTDGLKGIPEALAAVFPATTLQTCIVHLIRNSLDFASWKDRKALAAALKPIYTASSADAAQAELDAFEASAWGQKFPTVTATWRRAWDRVIPFFAFSPAVRRVIYTTNAIESIHSRLRKIIKTRGHFPSDDAATKLLWLALRNITADWGRAAKEWKEAMNQFAIAYGERFT from the coding sequence ATGCCAACCAAGAAGAAGCCGGCGGGAGCCGGCATGACGGCGCTGCCGTCGATCCCCAAGGAACTCATTGAGCAGCTGACCGGCGGCTCGACGCCGATGACGGCCGAGCAGATCAACGCCACGACCATGGCGCTGAAGAAGGCGCTGATCGAGCGCGCGTTGGGCGCGGAGCTGTCGCACCACTTGGGCTATCCGCCCGGCACGGCCAAGCCGGAGGAGGCCGGCAACCAGCGCAACGGCAAGTCCGCCAAGACGGTCTTGACCGAGGACGGTCCGTTGCGCATCGAGGTGCCGCGCGACCGCGCCGGCTCGTTCGAACCCATCCTTATCCCCAAGCACGAGCGGCGCTTCACCGGCTTCGACGACAAGATCGTGGCCATGTACGCGCGTGGCATGACGGTGCGCGAGATTCAGGGCTTCCTGGCCGAGCAGTACGGCACCGAGGTCAGCCCCGAGTTCATCAGCTCCGTGACGGATGCCGTGATGACCGAGGTCTCGGCCTGGCAGAGCCGGCCGCTGGAGCCGATGTATCCGGTGGTGTTCTTCGACGCTCTGCGCGTGAAGATTCGCGAGGATGCGGTGGTGCGCAACAAGGCTATCTACCTGGCCCTGGGCGTGCTGCCCGATGGCACGCGCGACATCCTGGGCCTGTGGATCGAGAACACCGAGGGCGCGAAGTTCTGGATGAAGGTCTTCAACGATCTGAAGACCCGAGGAGTCGCCGACATCCTGATTGCCGTCACCGATGGGCTCAAGGGCATCCCCGAGGCGCTCGCTGCCGTGTTCCCAGCCACGACGCTGCAGACCTGCATCGTGCACCTGATCCGCAACAGCCTGGACTTCGCGAGCTGGAAGGACCGCAAGGCCCTGGCGGCGGCCTTGAAGCCAATCTACACGGCGTCCAGTGCTGACGCGGCCCAGGCCGAACTCGATGCCTTCGAGGCGAGCGCCTGGGGCCAGAAGTTCCCGACCGTGACGGCCACCTGGCGCCGGGCCTGGGATCGGGTCATCCCGTTCTTCGCCTTCAGCCCAGCCGTGCGGCGCGTGATCTACACGACCAACGCCATCGAGAGCATCCACAGTCGGCTGCGCAAGATCATCAAGACGCGCGGCCACTTCCCCAGTGACGATGCCGCTACCAAGCTCCTGTGGCTGGCGCTGCGCAATATCACGGCCGACTGGGGCCGCGCGGCCAAGGAATGGAAGGAGGCCATGAACCAATTCGCCATCGCCTACGGCGAGCGATTTACCTGA
- a CDS encoding CaiB/BaiF CoA-transferase family protein, protein MSDINNKQDLPLAGIRVIEFTHMVMGPTCGMVLADLGAEVIKIEPLAGDNTRRLLGSGSGFFPLFNRNKKSLALDVKHPQGLEIVLKLVAGADVFSENFKGGVMERLGLGHAALAALNPRLIYVSHKGFLPGPYEHRTALDEVVQMMGGLAYMTGRPGDPLRAGTSVNDIMGGMFGAIGVLAALQQRHATGRGQQVQSALFENNVFLVAQHMMQFAVTGKPAAPMPERISAWGIYDVFTVAGGEQIFLAVVSDTQWALFCAAFGFTDLAGDPALAGNNQRVQARATLIPELRRRLAERPAAEIAAVFEAQGLPFAPITRPEQLLEDPHLLATGGLAPMALPDGREARVPMLPLSLDGERLPLRRPAPALGADGDSLLAELGYDEAAIAALRAEGVLA, encoded by the coding sequence ATGAGCGACATCAACAACAAGCAAGACCTGCCCCTGGCCGGCATCCGGGTGATCGAGTTCACCCATATGGTGATGGGCCCGACCTGCGGCATGGTGCTGGCCGACCTGGGCGCCGAGGTCATCAAGATCGAGCCGCTGGCCGGCGACAACACGCGCCGCCTGCTGGGCTCGGGCTCCGGCTTCTTCCCGCTGTTCAACCGCAACAAGAAGAGTCTGGCGCTGGACGTCAAGCATCCGCAGGGCCTGGAGATCGTGCTGAAGCTGGTCGCCGGCGCCGACGTGTTCAGCGAGAACTTCAAGGGCGGCGTGATGGAGCGCCTGGGCCTGGGTCATGCCGCGCTGGCGGCGCTGAACCCGCGCCTGATCTATGTCTCGCACAAGGGTTTCCTGCCCGGGCCCTACGAGCACCGCACCGCGCTGGACGAGGTGGTGCAGATGATGGGCGGCCTGGCCTACATGACCGGCCGGCCCGGCGACCCGCTGCGCGCCGGCACCAGCGTCAACGACATCATGGGCGGCATGTTCGGCGCGATCGGCGTGCTGGCCGCGCTGCAGCAGCGCCATGCCACCGGGCGCGGCCAGCAGGTGCAGTCGGCCCTGTTCGAGAACAATGTCTTCCTGGTCGCGCAGCACATGATGCAGTTCGCGGTCACCGGCAAGCCGGCCGCGCCGATGCCGGAGCGCATCTCGGCCTGGGGCATCTACGACGTGTTCACCGTGGCCGGCGGCGAGCAGATCTTCCTGGCCGTGGTCAGCGACACGCAATGGGCGCTGTTCTGCGCGGCCTTCGGCTTCACCGACCTGGCCGGGGACCCGGCGCTGGCCGGCAACAACCAGCGCGTGCAGGCGCGCGCAACCCTGATCCCCGAGCTGCGCCGGCGCCTGGCCGAGCGCCCCGCGGCCGAGATCGCCGCGGTGTTCGAGGCCCAGGGCCTGCCCTTCGCGCCGATCACCCGGCCCGAGCAGCTGCTGGAGGACCCGCATCTGCTGGCCACCGGCGGCCTGGCGCCGATGGCGCTGCCGGATGGCCGCGAGGCGCGCGTGCCGATGCTGCCGCTGAGCCTGGACGGCGAACGCCTGCCGCTGCGCCGCCCGGCGCCGGCTCTCGGTGCGGACGGCGATTCGCTGCTGGCCGAGCTGGGCTATGACGAGGCGGCGATCGCGGCGCTGCGTGCGGAGGGCGTACTGGCCTGA
- a CDS encoding sensor histidine kinase encodes MPQAPSATPHVAPSRRGLWLAYAGLLAAVATLLGLSELQHYLALGGRHPWEPLLWEGSSVLCMGLLGIAVYRWHGRVLHAGGSWPRLLALHGLGALLFSLVHVGGMFGLRFAVYALAGLDYRPGGPLEVLAYETGKDLVSYTMMVAVCHGLRLFFAEQQRRQELDALRAELAETRLARLAEQVQPHFLFNTLNLISAVMHEDVERADRILCELATLLRQALAAEAAGSHSLEQELALVAPYLSIMQARFGERLTVAIEVSEEARRCTVPALLLLSPVENAIKHDVARNKGPVRVALRGQVLHGRLDLAISNSGSAPQRLEREGALGLANMRERLARLYGDAARLEFGAAGAAGGSLLSLSLPAQRDAAA; translated from the coding sequence ATGCCCCAAGCCCCCTCCGCCACGCCCCATGTCGCGCCCTCGCGCCGCGGCCTGTGGCTGGCCTATGCAGGCCTGCTGGCGGCCGTCGCGACCTTGCTGGGCCTGTCCGAGCTGCAGCATTACCTGGCGCTGGGCGGCCGCCATCCCTGGGAGCCGCTGCTGTGGGAGGGCAGCTCCGTCTTGTGCATGGGGCTGCTGGGCATCGCGGTCTACCGCTGGCATGGCCGGGTGTTGCATGCCGGCGGGTCCTGGCCGCGCCTGCTGGCCCTGCATGGCCTGGGGGCCCTGCTGTTCTCGCTGGTCCATGTGGGCGGCATGTTCGGCTTGCGCTTCGCGGTCTATGCGCTGGCCGGGCTGGACTACCGGCCCGGCGGGCCGCTGGAGGTGCTGGCCTACGAGACCGGCAAGGACCTGGTCAGCTACACGATGATGGTGGCGGTCTGCCATGGCCTGCGCCTCTTCTTCGCCGAGCAACAGCGCCGCCAGGAGCTGGATGCCCTGCGCGCCGAGCTGGCCGAAACGCGGCTGGCGCGCCTAGCCGAGCAGGTGCAGCCGCATTTCCTGTTCAACACGCTGAACCTGATCTCCGCGGTGATGCACGAGGATGTCGAGCGCGCCGACCGCATCCTCTGCGAGCTGGCCACCCTGCTGCGCCAGGCGCTGGCAGCCGAGGCCGCGGGCAGCCACAGCCTGGAGCAGGAGCTGGCCCTGGTCGCGCCCTATCTGTCCATCATGCAGGCGCGCTTCGGCGAGCGGCTGACGGTCGCGATCGAGGTGAGCGAGGAGGCGCGGCGCTGCACGGTGCCGGCCCTGCTGCTGCTGTCGCCGGTGGAGAACGCGATCAAGCATGACGTGGCACGCAACAAGGGCCCGGTGCGGGTGGCGCTGCGGGGCCAGGTCTTGCACGGGCGGCTGGACCTGGCGATCAGCAACAGCGGCAGCGCGCCGCAGCGGCTGGAGCGCGAGGGCGCGCTGGGCCTGGCCAATATGCGCGAGCGCCTGGCCCGGCTCTACGGCGATGCGGCGCGGCTGGAGTTCGGCGCGGCCGGTGCCGCCGGCGGCAGCCTGCTGAGCCTGAGCCTGCCGGCGCAGCGGGATGCGGCCGCATGA
- a CDS encoding ABC transporter substrate-binding protein encodes MAYPDAMPPIAYQDREPQHRLPQQPPPMRGAWVAVADELGRRLQLPPVEHAGYPWARAQLMVRTGRADGMITAVNPERLGYAVAGQEDVLENDTRIYVHKSNPRLAELTGVQRIGELQKYRVVSYLGNGWLKARLPADSVRWLRSLDDAVRMAALQPEMVLVEGERLLLPALRRRGLEDQFIPVGPVLERTSSRLLIGKQSPYAARIAEFDKALAAMRRDGTLKQIMVAHGLD; translated from the coding sequence ATGGCCTATCCCGACGCGATGCCGCCGATCGCCTATCAGGATCGCGAGCCGCAGCATCGGTTGCCGCAACAGCCGCCGCCGATGCGCGGTGCCTGGGTTGCGGTGGCGGACGAGCTGGGGCGCCGGCTGCAGTTGCCGCCGGTGGAGCATGCCGGCTATCCCTGGGCGCGCGCGCAGCTGATGGTGCGCACCGGCCGGGCGGACGGCATGATCACCGCGGTCAATCCGGAGCGCCTGGGCTATGCGGTGGCGGGCCAGGAGGATGTGCTGGAGAACGACACGCGCATCTATGTGCACAAGAGCAACCCGCGGCTGGCCGAACTGACCGGCGTGCAGCGCATCGGCGAGCTGCAGAAATACCGGGTCGTCAGCTACCTGGGCAATGGCTGGCTGAAGGCGCGGCTGCCGGCCGATTCGGTGCGCTGGCTGCGCAGCCTGGACGACGCGGTGCGCATGGCGGCGCTGCAGCCCGAGATGGTGCTGGTGGAGGGCGAGCGCCTGCTGCTGCCGGCGCTGCGCCGGCGCGGGCTGGAGGATCAGTTCATCCCGGTCGGGCCGGTGCTGGAGCGCACCAGCTCACGCCTGCTGATCGGCAAGCAGTCGCCCTATGCGGCGCGCATCGCCGAGTTCGACAAGGCCCTGGCCGCGATGCGGCGCGACGGTACGCTCAAGCAGATCATGGTCGCACACGGCCTGGACTGA
- a CDS encoding tyrosine-type recombinase/integrase, whose amino-acid sequence MGRSDQWPGDVLKIKREDLRDGALWIVQNKTKAKRAIELAALIERINARPRERLSAWLIQDDDGKPLGTFGLRSRFDKARRAAGVEFQFRDIQAKAATNTGDLAHSQKLLGHRNREMTEHYERARVGERVQPLR is encoded by the coding sequence TTGGGTCGCAGCGACCAGTGGCCGGGTGATGTGCTGAAGATCAAGCGCGAGGACTTGCGCGACGGCGCACTGTGGATCGTGCAGAACAAGACCAAGGCCAAGCGCGCCATCGAGCTGGCCGCGCTGATCGAGCGCATCAACGCCAGGCCGCGCGAGCGCCTCAGCGCCTGGCTGATTCAGGACGATGACGGCAAGCCGCTGGGCACCTTCGGCCTGCGCTCACGCTTCGACAAGGCGCGGCGCGCGGCCGGCGTAGAGTTTCAGTTTCGGGACATCCAGGCTAAGGCCGCGACCAACACGGGCGATTTGGCGCACTCGCAGAAGCTGTTGGGCCATCGCAATCGGGAAATGACCGAGCATTACGAGCGGGCGCGAGTCGGCGAACGAGTGCAGCCGCTCAGGTAG
- a CDS encoding acyltransferase, with protein MNHPRLEHPPAGRFFFLDWLRILAFGLLVPYHVGMYYVGWDWHVKSPHAGPALEPLMLLSGPWRLSLLFFIAGVATQALLRRAPGPQHASSPSSSFIAQRSRRLLWPLLFGMLVIVPPQSYYEVVTKVAYAGGYLDFMGLYLRAYRGFCLNGECLTLPTWNHLWFLPYLWAYGLIGWALARRAPRLLDRLAARLPRRPSALLLGLALLPIAAKWLLAPRFPSTHDLVHDWYNHAQYLYIFLLGLLIARRADRGAALWDAMAGLRWRALLLALAGWALALLYWRAEHDLTPYAPLLWLQRLLWGGIAWWAIVAACGFARRWLDVDGPWRARLSAAVFCLYILHQTLIVLWSQALAPLALPPLLEGPLLVLLTLAAGLAIYLPARRIPWLAPALGITRGATTKPLPRRDEAAAATMTDSPHQASSQT; from the coding sequence ATGAACCACCCTCGCCTCGAACATCCGCCCGCCGGGCGCTTCTTCTTTCTCGACTGGCTGCGCATCCTGGCCTTCGGCCTGCTCGTGCCCTATCACGTCGGCATGTACTACGTCGGCTGGGACTGGCATGTGAAGAGCCCGCATGCCGGGCCGGCGTTGGAGCCGTTGATGCTGCTGTCCGGGCCCTGGCGGCTGTCGCTGCTGTTCTTCATCGCCGGCGTCGCGACCCAGGCCCTGCTGCGCCGCGCGCCGGGCCCGCAGCACGCTTCTTCTCCTTCCTCCTCCTTCATCGCGCAGCGTTCGCGGCGCCTGCTCTGGCCGCTGTTGTTCGGCATGCTGGTGATCGTGCCGCCGCAGTCCTACTACGAGGTGGTGACCAAGGTGGCCTATGCCGGCGGCTATCTCGACTTCATGGGCTTGTACCTGCGGGCCTACCGGGGCTTCTGCCTCAACGGCGAATGCCTGACCCTGCCGACCTGGAACCATCTCTGGTTCCTGCCCTATCTCTGGGCCTACGGCCTGATCGGCTGGGCGCTGGCGCGCCGCGCGCCGCGGCTGCTGGACCGGCTGGCCGCGCGGCTGCCGCGGCGGCCCTCGGCCCTGCTGCTGGGCCTGGCCCTGCTGCCGATCGCGGCCAAATGGCTGCTGGCGCCGCGCTTCCCGTCGACCCATGACCTGGTGCACGACTGGTACAACCATGCGCAGTACCTCTACATCTTCCTGCTGGGCCTCTTGATCGCGCGCCGCGCCGACCGGGGCGCCGCCTTGTGGGACGCGATGGCCGGCCTGCGCTGGCGCGCGCTGCTGCTGGCGCTGGCGGGCTGGGCCCTGGCCCTGCTCTACTGGCGCGCCGAGCATGACCTGACCCCCTATGCACCGCTGCTATGGCTGCAGCGCCTGCTGTGGGGCGGCATCGCCTGGTGGGCCATCGTCGCGGCCTGCGGCTTCGCGCGGCGCTGGCTGGATGTCGACGGCCCCTGGCGCGCGCGCCTGTCGGCCGCGGTGTTCTGTCTCTACATCCTGCACCAGACCCTGATCGTGCTGTGGAGCCAGGCCCTGGCGCCGCTGGCGCTGCCGCCCCTGCTCGAAGGCCCGCTGCTGGTGCTGCTGACCCTGGCCGCCGGCCTGGCGATCTACCTGCCGGCGCGCCGCATCCCCTGGCTGGCCCCGGCGCTGGGCATCACGCGCGGCGCCACCACCAAGCCCCTGCCACGGCGGGACGAGGCGGCAGCGGCGACAATGACGGACTCCCCCCATCAAGCATCAAGCCAGACATGA
- a CDS encoding NYN domain-containing protein → MPTAVLIDGAFFLKRYRSVFVGGSGHTAQQIAKRAFWMALKHLEQQHERRQLYRIFFYDCPPLEKKLHNPVTGKAIDLAKSSEALFRRALHDELRKLRKVALRLGHLGESGGWALKPEPTKALLSKKIAVTDLTDADVAYDLRQKGVDMRIGLDIASLSYKRQVDQIILVAGDSDFVPAAKLARREGVDFLLDPMWSNIHPSLHEHVDGLHSVCPKPTKGTPAGILAAVIEPVAPAASAVPAVAPPVAIAPPEAKSPT, encoded by the coding sequence ATGCCAACGGCAGTGTTGATTGACGGCGCTTTTTTCCTTAAGCGCTATCGCAGCGTTTTTGTTGGCGGCTCAGGGCACACCGCCCAGCAGATTGCCAAGCGGGCCTTTTGGATGGCGCTGAAGCATCTGGAACAGCAGCACGAACGACGGCAGCTGTACCGCATTTTTTTCTACGACTGCCCCCCGCTTGAGAAGAAGCTGCACAACCCGGTAACGGGCAAGGCGATCGATCTCGCCAAGTCATCGGAGGCGCTGTTTCGTCGCGCGCTTCATGACGAACTGCGGAAGCTCCGAAAGGTTGCTTTGCGGCTCGGTCATTTGGGCGAATCCGGGGGCTGGGCGTTGAAGCCCGAGCCAACAAAGGCACTGCTCTCGAAGAAGATTGCAGTTACAGACCTGACGGATGCGGACGTGGCCTACGACCTGCGCCAGAAAGGCGTCGACATGCGGATCGGCTTAGATATCGCCTCGCTCTCATACAAGCGGCAGGTCGATCAGATCATCCTTGTTGCAGGCGATAGCGACTTCGTGCCAGCCGCGAAGTTGGCGCGGCGCGAAGGCGTGGATTTCCTGCTCGACCCTATGTGGTCAAACATTCACCCGAGCCTGCATGAGCATGTGGATGGGCTGCACTCTGTTTGCCCTAAGCCGACCAAGGGGACTCCGGCCGGGATACTTGCTGCGGTTATCGAACCAGTTGCCCCTGCGGCTTCTGCTGTGCCAGCAGTTGCTCCACCCGTTGCAATAGCTCCTCCTGAAGCGAAATCGCCTACCTGA
- a CDS encoding LytTR family DNA-binding domain-containing protein translates to MTMMMRLMIVDDEPPARARLRRLLAGLPGVALVAEAGDADEALALAAAQRPDAALLDIQLPGTLNGLELAAALPEGMACAFSTAFDAHALRAFELNAVDYLLKPYTGERLAETLARLRQRLQAAAAPQPRSTLSSSLAQAQPLAGHWLVPRRGGGLQRVALAEVAWVAAADNYIELHAPPACHLDRRTLAEFLAHPASAGRFLRIHRSHAVNRDFIQALAPLARGEALVTLAGGTQLRVSRGYREALLLRG, encoded by the coding sequence ATGACGATGATGATGCGGCTGATGATCGTCGACGACGAGCCACCGGCGCGCGCCCGGCTGCGCCGCCTGCTGGCGGGCCTGCCCGGGGTCGCGCTGGTGGCCGAGGCCGGCGATGCCGACGAGGCGCTGGCCCTGGCCGCCGCGCAGCGGCCCGACGCCGCGCTGCTGGACATCCAGCTGCCCGGCACGCTGAACGGGCTGGAACTGGCCGCGGCCCTGCCCGAGGGCATGGCCTGCGCCTTCAGCACCGCCTTCGACGCCCATGCGCTGCGCGCCTTCGAGCTCAATGCGGTGGACTATCTGCTCAAGCCCTATACCGGCGAACGCCTGGCCGAGACCCTGGCGCGGCTGCGTCAGCGCCTGCAGGCGGCGGCGGCGCCACAGCCCCGCAGCACGCTGAGCAGCAGCCTGGCCCAGGCCCAGCCGCTGGCCGGCCATTGGCTGGTGCCGCGGCGCGGCGGCGGGCTGCAGCGCGTCGCGCTGGCCGAGGTGGCCTGGGTCGCGGCGGCCGACAACTACATCGAGCTGCATGCGCCGCCGGCCTGCCATCTGGACCGGCGCACGCTGGCCGAGTTCCTGGCCCATCCGGCCAGCGCCGGCCGCTTCCTGCGCATCCATCGCAGCCATGCGGTGAACCGCGACTTCATCCAGGCGCTGGCACCGCTGGCGCGCGGCGAGGCGCTCGTGACCCTGGCCGGCGGCACGCAGCTGCGCGTCTCGCGCGGCTACCGCGAGGCCCTGCTGCTGCGAGGCTGA
- a CDS encoding GGDEF domain-containing protein: MLRFVYAIGGLIPLLYLLGDWLLAEPAAAAVLPLRLAYLGCWALLGLLTFKPGRRLPLRLSYPLYTLVGVGFACLIDGRLLERPEFILATSLFYLMGLLIAKAELALTLLCGAITVLTCALGLSALGLDAQTIGRVVFFHALWAGVAGIAAWVIQRLNRQLHAAESELRGSLLLNQRLLAETDELARTDALTALPNRRQFFRAAEAALADCRRDGRPLALLALDLDHFKRINDRGGHQLGDRVLREVAQRCRAGLRAHELAARIGGEEFALLLPGSTLAQAAALAEWLRHGIATLELPVAVTVSIGCAELTPEMPTVDALLARADEALYAAKEAGRNRVSAGRRLPAR, from the coding sequence GTGCTGCGCTTTGTCTATGCGATCGGCGGCCTGATCCCGCTGCTCTACCTGCTGGGCGACTGGCTGCTCGCCGAGCCGGCCGCCGCCGCGGTGCTGCCGCTGCGCCTCGCCTACCTGGGCTGCTGGGCGCTGCTGGGCTTGCTGACCTTCAAGCCCGGCCGGCGCCTGCCGCTGCGCCTGTCCTATCCGCTCTACACCCTGGTCGGCGTCGGTTTTGCCTGCCTGATCGACGGCCGGCTGCTGGAGCGGCCCGAATTCATCCTGGCTACCTCGCTGTTCTACCTGATGGGCCTGCTGATCGCCAAGGCGGAGCTGGCCCTGACCCTGCTGTGCGGCGCGATCACGGTGCTGACCTGCGCCCTGGGGCTGAGCGCCCTGGGGCTGGACGCGCAGACGATCGGCCGGGTGGTGTTCTTCCATGCGTTGTGGGCCGGCGTTGCGGGCATCGCGGCCTGGGTGATCCAGCGCCTGAACCGCCAGCTGCATGCGGCGGAGAGCGAGCTGCGCGGCAGCCTGCTGCTAAACCAGCGCCTGCTGGCCGAGACCGACGAGTTGGCCCGCACCGATGCGCTGACCGCGCTGCCGAACCGGCGCCAGTTCTTCCGCGCCGCCGAGGCCGCGCTGGCCGACTGCCGCCGCGACGGCCGGCCGCTGGCCCTGCTGGCGCTGGACCTGGATCACTTCAAACGCATCAACGACCGCGGCGGCCACCAGCTGGGCGACCGCGTGCTGCGCGAGGTGGCGCAACGCTGCCGCGCCGGCCTGCGCGCGCATGAGCTGGCGGCCCGCATCGGCGGCGAGGAGTTCGCGCTGCTGCTGCCCGGCAGCACCCTGGCCCAGGCCGCAGCGCTGGCCGAATGGCTGCGCCACGGCATCGCCACGCTGGAGCTGCCGGTCGCCGTCACCGTCAGCATCGGCTGCGCCGAGCTGACGCCGGAGATGCCGACGGTGGATGCGCTGCTGGCCCGCGCCGACGAGGCGCTATACGCGGCCAAGGAGGCGGGGCGCAACCGGGTCAGCGCGGGCAGGCGCCTGCCCGCACGCTAG